A part of Bdellovibrionales bacterium genomic DNA contains:
- a CDS encoding efflux RND transporter permease subunit, whose product MKSLYSSPLRVYLSLGLLALFGIFSGNKLPISMFPESSKPTVGVQVPYTNLTPEEFSKAYGAYIENRLQSLSDSQMKIASIETNYQADQAQFKVVFDWGTEQRRAVKEVEAAIYGMSGQFPKEMRDHLNVWTQSENQGFLAMSFYSEKRSVDELYEFLEPILTPMLANVRDTDQAGLWNPSRKEVQIELIPEAMAALQVLPREVGLAVEQATTAQSGGSLLINTTSQRIQMPRQAKSIEELKRIPILSRTGRATHLQDVAHVELRPSIGGSKSFKTSGSPSLILFASPSPGGNIKAMSEDIIALVNEKKTGWPEDVQMKVLVDPSEFISNSIRNVFHEVVLAAFLAVVILFLFIGSLRNVATAAIEIPLSIVLAFILMWYWGININLISLGGLALSAGMNVDASVVVMENIFRHFELNKGPLSYHERLAILCRAVSEVRLPVIASTIASIVVFLPLAFTSALSYSILGDLAKTVVFSHGFSAIVALILVPTIRMQLMSLEERETHRSPIEAWLRKLEQIYSWSLGEFLNRPRLQLAVYGSLTGVLLLLVFFALPRLPREVIGVPDTDWMVVGLSTQGNTLLRQMEDQTSEEEAKLLKKFGDEISYTFTQVRSANNSNIMARLKDKSKMQETWKQYLEFFQNTPFVQYFVEPWNPSELPIPDPPHFQASVQGGTPRQRLEIAHQLHEVLESIKNLFSRSWQKPTYSAGEDLVISPHLDQWTPLIGAGVSLMPTDLTDISRIATQGRSLGQWALDNRMYDMILTYPQGTIQEPEDLRAFPLGIKNKIIPLGALAQIYSQEGDSPRFRKNQQDIVLLSAKQDKGNEDKPEEAVRTATSVLKEWIKQNKEAMGPVTVQFEDAQFELNDALNQLGWAVALSILLIFVTMVIQLGDVVSSLLVLVAIPLGFVGVIFSLFVFQSTLSLNSVLGVILLNGISVANSIILVDFFNKLMKAGKGITESALEAARARLRPILMTSLTTTIGMLPIAFGLGDGGRVLQPLGIAVSGGLWISMLFTLYFVPSLQVAYWKFRKNRLSVRGFALARMESPEAIQ is encoded by the coding sequence TTGAAATCACTCTATAGCTCCCCGTTAAGAGTTTACTTGTCGTTGGGGTTATTGGCCTTGTTCGGTATTTTTTCTGGAAATAAGCTTCCCATTTCTATGTTTCCTGAAAGTTCCAAACCAACGGTCGGCGTTCAGGTTCCTTACACGAACTTAACCCCTGAGGAGTTCTCCAAAGCCTACGGGGCCTACATTGAGAATCGGCTGCAATCTCTGTCAGATAGTCAGATGAAGATTGCTTCCATAGAAACCAATTATCAGGCCGATCAGGCTCAATTTAAGGTTGTGTTTGATTGGGGAACAGAGCAAAGGCGAGCTGTAAAGGAAGTTGAAGCAGCTATCTACGGAATGAGCGGACAGTTTCCTAAGGAAATGCGAGATCATTTAAACGTATGGACTCAGTCTGAAAATCAGGGTTTTCTTGCAATGAGCTTTTACAGTGAAAAGCGGAGCGTTGATGAACTTTACGAGTTCCTTGAGCCGATTCTCACGCCAATGTTGGCAAATGTGCGTGATACGGATCAGGCCGGGCTCTGGAATCCCTCTCGAAAAGAAGTTCAGATTGAGCTCATTCCTGAGGCCATGGCGGCACTTCAAGTATTGCCGCGCGAAGTGGGATTGGCGGTAGAGCAGGCCACAACAGCCCAAAGTGGTGGATCCCTTTTGATCAATACGACAAGTCAGCGAATTCAAATGCCACGACAGGCAAAAAGCATTGAGGAGCTAAAACGAATTCCCATTTTGTCGCGAACGGGTCGAGCCACCCATTTGCAAGATGTCGCTCATGTCGAGTTGAGGCCATCTATTGGCGGATCAAAGAGCTTTAAGACAAGTGGTTCTCCCAGTTTGATTTTATTTGCTTCTCCTTCTCCCGGTGGAAACATCAAGGCAATGTCTGAGGACATCATTGCCTTGGTAAATGAGAAGAAGACAGGTTGGCCAGAAGATGTTCAGATGAAAGTTTTAGTTGATCCTTCAGAATTTATCAGTAATTCCATTCGCAATGTTTTTCATGAAGTTGTTTTGGCCGCTTTTCTTGCTGTGGTGATTTTGTTTCTGTTTATCGGGAGCTTAAGAAATGTGGCGACAGCTGCGATTGAAATTCCACTGAGCATAGTTTTGGCCTTTATTCTCATGTGGTACTGGGGGATCAACATCAATCTGATTTCACTCGGAGGATTGGCGCTTTCAGCCGGCATGAATGTTGACGCCTCAGTTGTTGTCATGGAGAATATTTTTCGACATTTTGAATTGAACAAGGGACCTCTGAGTTACCACGAGCGATTGGCTATACTGTGTCGCGCAGTTTCCGAAGTGCGATTGCCAGTCATTGCTTCAACAATTGCCTCTATTGTTGTGTTCCTTCCCCTGGCCTTCACATCTGCTTTGAGCTATTCAATTTTAGGTGATCTGGCCAAGACGGTTGTTTTCTCCCATGGATTTTCTGCCATTGTGGCACTCATTTTGGTTCCGACGATTCGCATGCAGCTAATGTCTCTTGAGGAGAGAGAAACTCATCGGTCACCCATTGAGGCTTGGCTAAGAAAGTTGGAGCAGATTTACAGTTGGAGTCTGGGTGAGTTTCTCAATCGACCTCGGTTACAACTGGCTGTCTATGGCTCCTTGACGGGTGTGTTGCTCCTGTTAGTTTTCTTTGCATTGCCTCGATTGCCGAGGGAGGTCATCGGTGTTCCTGATACAGACTGGATGGTCGTTGGACTCAGCACTCAAGGCAATACTCTCCTTCGTCAAATGGAAGACCAGACCTCTGAAGAAGAAGCCAAATTACTCAAGAAGTTTGGAGATGAAATCTCCTACACCTTCACTCAGGTGAGAAGCGCTAATAACTCAAATATCATGGCGCGACTCAAGGATAAATCTAAAATGCAGGAGACTTGGAAACAATATCTCGAGTTTTTCCAAAACACTCCCTTTGTTCAGTATTTTGTTGAACCCTGGAATCCTTCTGAGTTGCCAATTCCGGACCCGCCACATTTTCAAGCTTCAGTTCAGGGCGGGACGCCACGTCAGCGATTGGAGATCGCACATCAGCTTCATGAGGTTTTGGAATCAATAAAAAATTTATTTAGTCGTAGTTGGCAAAAGCCCACTTATTCTGCCGGAGAGGATTTGGTGATCAGTCCTCATTTGGATCAATGGACACCCCTCATAGGAGCAGGAGTGTCCCTCATGCCCACTGATCTGACCGACATTTCGCGAATTGCCACGCAAGGCCGTTCTCTGGGTCAGTGGGCCCTAGACAATCGAATGTACGACATGATTTTGACCTATCCACAGGGAACAATTCAGGAACCGGAGGATCTAAGGGCCTTTCCTCTTGGAATTAAAAATAAGATTATTCCGCTTGGCGCCCTTGCTCAGATCTACAGCCAGGAGGGGGACTCACCTCGTTTTCGCAAGAACCAACAGGACATTGTATTGCTCTCGGCGAAACAGGATAAGGGAAATGAAGATAAACCTGAGGAAGCCGTTCGTACTGCCACATCCGTTCTAAAAGAATGGATCAAACAGAACAAGGAAGCGATGGGACCCGTGACAGTCCAGTTTGAAGATGCACAATTTGAACTCAACGATGCACTTAATCAGCTGGGTTGGGCTGTGGCACTTTCGATTTTGCTGATTTTTGTGACAATGGTGATTCAGCTGGGTGACGTTGTGAGTTCATTGTTGGTGCTGGTTGCTATTCCATTGGGATTTGTCGGCGTCATTTTTTCCTTGTTTGTATTCCAAAGCACACTTTCTCTTAACTCTGTTTTGGGAGTCATTCTACTCAATGGAATTTCTGTGGCAAATAGCATTATTCTCGTCGATTTCTTTAACAAACTCATGAAAGCAGGAAAAGGTATCACCGAATCTGCTCTTGAAGCAGCGAGGGCGCGACTGCGCCCGATACTGATGACCTCTCTGACAACCACCATAGGTATGTTGCCGATTGCCTTTGGCTTGGGAGACGGAGGGCGAGTGCTGCAGCCGCTTGGAATTGCCGTGAGCGGTGGGCTTTGGATTTCCATGTTGTTTACGCTCTACTTTGTTCCTTCTCTGCAGGTGGCCTACTGGAAATTTCGCAAGAACAGGTTATCTGTCAGGGGATTTGCGCTCGCAAGAATGGAGTCTCCCGAGGCGATCCAATGA
- a CDS encoding TolC family protein, giving the protein MNFRWRKISLLFLFVFSCLLMIPLLLNAGATAEEVKTHEVSQAATQIPNRKIKFTEALRRMEERNTELEAQRIQIKKIESEHLASRANFFPSIEGQLSDLQVIRPGFSRTQTGMLVGRVNLFRSGADVASLRSSRLTVSRERELLKQAELDAEQKNVNLIIEYFQSSFQMKLAENILKLSEELDTIEEARYRRGLIPLQESQRSKVEKSNALARLSDAKSGLEEIKAKLDGELGADEVELVWPWKDILTSITQDEFLAKKLNLSLSPVWRATQVLVEKEEELLKSKFRYFLPSIDLTMGYGYPDYDRSRDIHSETTLTVTIPLFDLGKHAGYELQLQEKSLALVKEERVRRSIQVEWEQTRTNLVEAIKSAKEREQSLQLAKSLHQDNKRRLQAGRSSMNDILVDQNRLVEAERLVIEGWVKSHVLYSKFCHLLGKKGGPDCFH; this is encoded by the coding sequence ATGAATTTTCGGTGGCGAAAAATCTCTTTGCTATTTTTGTTTGTTTTTTCCTGCCTCCTCATGATCCCGCTTTTATTGAACGCAGGAGCCACAGCTGAAGAAGTTAAGACTCATGAGGTTTCTCAAGCAGCTACACAAATTCCTAATAGGAAGATTAAATTTACCGAAGCACTTCGGAGAATGGAGGAGAGAAATACAGAACTAGAGGCTCAGCGCATTCAAATCAAAAAAATCGAATCGGAGCATTTGGCTTCAAGAGCTAATTTTTTTCCATCCATCGAGGGTCAGCTTTCGGATTTACAGGTGATTCGCCCAGGTTTTTCCAGAACTCAAACAGGGATGCTGGTTGGCCGAGTTAATTTATTTAGATCTGGAGCCGACGTGGCTTCGTTGAGAAGTTCACGACTGACGGTTTCGCGTGAAAGGGAATTATTGAAACAAGCAGAATTGGATGCTGAACAAAAAAATGTGAATTTAATCATCGAATATTTTCAATCTTCCTTTCAGATGAAATTGGCCGAGAATATACTCAAGCTGAGCGAAGAGTTAGATACCATTGAAGAGGCACGTTACCGTCGAGGTTTGATTCCTTTGCAGGAGTCGCAAAGATCAAAAGTCGAAAAAAGCAATGCTCTGGCAAGATTGAGTGATGCAAAGTCTGGCTTGGAAGAGATCAAAGCAAAATTAGACGGTGAATTAGGGGCGGATGAAGTAGAGCTGGTTTGGCCATGGAAGGATATTTTGACTTCAATCACTCAAGATGAATTTTTGGCTAAGAAGTTGAACCTGTCGCTCTCTCCAGTTTGGCGGGCCACGCAGGTGTTGGTTGAAAAGGAAGAAGAATTACTCAAATCAAAGTTTCGTTATTTTCTGCCTTCAATCGATTTGACGATGGGATATGGTTATCCTGATTATGATAGGAGCAGAGACATTCACTCTGAAACGACTCTCACTGTGACGATCCCCCTATTTGATCTCGGCAAACATGCGGGGTATGAACTGCAGCTTCAGGAGAAATCACTGGCACTGGTGAAAGAAGAGAGAGTGAGGCGGAGTATTCAAGTTGAATGGGAGCAAACGCGAACCAATTTGGTCGAAGCCATCAAATCTGCAAAGGAACGTGAGCAAAGCCTTCAGTTAGCGAAGAGTCTTCATCAAGACAACAAGAGGCGCTTGCAGGCAGGCCGCAGCAGTATGAATGACATTTTGGTTGATCAAAATCGGCTGGTCGAGGCCGAACGTTTGGTTATCGAAGGGTGGGTCAAGTCACACGTATTGTATTCCAAGTTTTGTCACCTTCTTGGAAAAAAGGGAGGCCCAGATTGTTTTCACTAG
- a CDS encoding nitroreductase family protein, translating into MSSSFKDGGSILTKNPETKYREIAVETNWTEFEKVIRSRRSVRLYTGEAIPEEVVQKCLDMALLAPNSSNLQPWEFYRVISKEKKALLVQACLGQSAARTAAELIVCVARIRTWKRNARQNLKFYESLAGSPKSLPAYYQKIVPLVYGQGPVGIFGLIKRPLLWLVGFFRPTPRAPVGKADMRIWAHKSTALACENLMLAFRAAGFDTCPMEGMDENRIRKILKLDFDAEVCMVISAGRRAENGVYGPQIRFSRDQFVKQI; encoded by the coding sequence ATGAGTTCTTCTTTTAAGGATGGCGGAAGTATTTTAACCAAAAACCCCGAGACAAAGTATCGCGAAATTGCCGTCGAGACAAACTGGACAGAATTTGAAAAAGTGATCCGTAGTCGACGAAGTGTTCGCTTGTATACGGGAGAAGCTATTCCGGAAGAAGTCGTACAGAAGTGCCTTGATATGGCTTTGCTCGCACCCAATTCGTCAAATCTGCAACCTTGGGAATTCTATCGAGTTATTTCCAAAGAGAAAAAAGCCTTGCTGGTTCAAGCCTGTTTGGGACAAAGTGCAGCTCGAACAGCGGCCGAGCTGATCGTCTGTGTGGCGCGTATCAGGACTTGGAAACGAAACGCGCGCCAGAACCTTAAATTCTATGAGTCTCTCGCAGGTTCGCCGAAATCGTTGCCGGCCTATTATCAAAAAATTGTGCCTCTCGTTTATGGTCAAGGACCCGTTGGAATCTTTGGGTTGATAAAAAGGCCTTTGCTTTGGCTTGTTGGTTTTTTTCGGCCGACTCCGCGCGCGCCTGTAGGGAAAGCCGATATGCGAATTTGGGCTCACAAAAGCACAGCTCTCGCCTGTGAAAATTTGATGTTGGCCTTCCGAGCGGCGGGTTTTGATACTTGTCCGATGGAGGGGATGGACGAAAATCGAATAAGGAAAATCCTCAAATTGGATTTCGACGCTGAGGTGTGCATGGTTATCAGTGCCGGTCGTCGCGCTGAAAACGGTGTTTATGGGCCTCAGATTCGTTTTTCTCGAGATCAGTTTGTAAAGCAAATCTAG
- a CDS encoding AI-2E family transporter has translation MKESGQCSEIQSPLKLPRTKGNLVFFGSRFHFFNLILVLSGLAVAFLFRPFAKSAMLALIFALAYLGARDRFVKLNKSRKYLVVSSATVTVALLLSSIIEMMKVGFSSVASFLDPQGFTELNLKISELFLPTIRILRDSLSTYFMQFDSSRTIETKLIEAIEKFLTSSVSIAFAWLSEIPNSIFQVMFFTFLFLFLIQKKKAIKDVAGLFLTHKKNNILVFLIETAKFSGYRAVVLTSFTALIQAFVLTLGSIIVGMKAWPFVFLIGFIFSLISVVRILPVAIVCIIYAGAKLGLEKAFIVGIFALVASILDIVLRSLLTSRNSSTLNPVLVFFALIGSLFVFGLSGLFLGPFILIFSAAVFNHQRAPEI, from the coding sequence GTGAAGGAATCAGGTCAATGTTCAGAAATTCAATCTCCTCTTAAATTGCCTCGAACCAAAGGAAACCTCGTCTTCTTTGGTTCGAGGTTTCATTTTTTTAATCTGATACTTGTTCTCTCTGGCCTAGCCGTTGCATTTCTTTTCAGGCCTTTTGCGAAATCGGCGATGCTGGCGCTCATTTTTGCTTTAGCTTATCTAGGAGCTAGAGATAGATTTGTAAAACTCAATAAATCCAGGAAATACCTCGTCGTCTCGTCGGCCACTGTGACGGTTGCACTTTTGCTTTCATCCATTATTGAAATGATGAAAGTTGGCTTTTCATCGGTCGCTTCTTTTCTTGATCCACAAGGTTTTACTGAGTTAAATCTTAAGATATCGGAATTATTTTTACCAACTATTCGAATCCTCAGGGACTCCCTCTCTACATATTTTATGCAATTTGACAGTTCCAGAACTATTGAAACAAAGCTGATAGAGGCAATTGAAAAGTTTCTGACTTCTTCTGTATCCATTGCCTTTGCCTGGTTGTCGGAAATTCCAAATAGCATTTTTCAAGTGATGTTTTTTACTTTTCTGTTCCTATTTTTGATTCAGAAGAAGAAGGCAATCAAAGATGTTGCTGGATTATTTTTAACTCATAAGAAAAATAATATCTTGGTGTTTTTAATAGAAACTGCCAAATTTAGCGGGTATAGGGCTGTTGTGTTAACGAGTTTTACAGCTTTAATCCAAGCCTTTGTGCTAACTTTAGGTTCCATCATTGTTGGAATGAAGGCCTGGCCTTTTGTTTTTTTAATTGGCTTTATTTTTTCTCTAATTTCCGTTGTAAGAATCCTACCCGTGGCTATTGTCTGTATCATTTATGCCGGGGCAAAGTTGGGTTTAGAAAAAGCCTTTATTGTTGGTATATTCGCTCTCGTTGCATCGATACTTGATATAGTTCTACGGTCTCTTTTAACCTCAAGAAATAGTTCCACTCTAAATCCAGTTCTTGTCTTTTTTGCCCTCATCGGTTCGCTTTTTGTGTTCGGGCTTTCCGGTCTGTTTCTTGGCCCATTCATTCTAATTTTTAGTGCGGCGGTTTTTAATCATCAAAGAGCCCCTGAAATTTAG
- a CDS encoding outer membrane beta-barrel protein: protein MRNKYFNLESVILGCGVLMAVIPTKSWAAETRGGLLVEPAVTYEIGNTSTNYPPPFTSSTGRVDGFGIGARLGFHFNESVFLAMDWRFAKPHVRDSINYNANATSTNYGPVLGLEMPDIGLRIWGAMILGGDLDPDSSNNFDVKLQNASGSRLGVGFHLASVSLNLEYQDIEYGRVNLEQIGPFVSTASFSNVESRDKSFIASVSFPMEF from the coding sequence ATGAGAAACAAATATTTTAATCTTGAAAGTGTGATTCTGGGTTGCGGGGTTTTGATGGCGGTAATTCCGACGAAATCCTGGGCTGCTGAGACCCGTGGCGGTTTGCTTGTAGAGCCTGCAGTGACTTATGAAATTGGTAATACATCAACTAATTATCCGCCTCCTTTTACAAGCTCTACAGGTCGAGTTGATGGATTTGGAATAGGAGCAAGGCTTGGGTTTCATTTTAATGAGTCTGTCTTCTTGGCGATGGATTGGCGCTTTGCCAAACCTCATGTTAGAGATTCCATAAATTATAACGCCAACGCTACCTCAACTAATTATGGACCTGTTTTAGGATTGGAGATGCCAGATATTGGGTTGAGAATTTGGGGTGCTATGATTTTGGGTGGTGATTTGGATCCGGATAGCAGTAACAATTTTGATGTGAAGTTACAGAATGCATCTGGCAGTCGTTTGGGCGTTGGGTTTCATTTGGCCTCAGTGAGTTTAAATTTGGAGTATCAGGATATTGAATATGGACGGGTCAATCTGGAACAAATAGGACCTTTTGTCTCCACTGCAAGCTTTAGCAATGTCGAATCGAGGGACAAAAGTTTTATTGCGAGCGTCTCCTTTCCAATGGAATTCTAG
- a CDS encoding DUF883 family protein, translated as MSSVMAETTSTSNGSTQGIEGKMADLEKRLERMSHEAGEKLGEMVSEVKGSAVDSVKKSREYVQDHPGKSVAIAAAAGLVAGALLSYALRKKS; from the coding sequence ATGTCGAGTGTTATGGCAGAAACGACAAGTACATCCAACGGGAGTACTCAAGGTATCGAGGGTAAAATGGCCGATTTAGAAAAGCGATTAGAGAGAATGTCTCACGAAGCTGGTGAGAAATTGGGAGAAATGGTTTCTGAGGTAAAGGGTTCTGCGGTGGATTCTGTGAAGAAAAGTCGCGAGTATGTCCAGGATCATCCAGGAAAAAGCGTAGCCATCGCGGCCGCAGCTGGTCTGGTGGCTGGTGCTCTTCTGAGCTATGCACTTCGTAAAAAATCTTAG
- a CDS encoding CsbD family protein, whose translation MKFNENTIKGKWLEIKGEIQKSWGKLTDDEIDKAQGDLKSLAGLIQQKYGESQDSYDKKLSDIVDRFETKKEKVVENIKEKFKN comes from the coding sequence ATGAAGTTCAATGAGAATACCATTAAAGGAAAGTGGCTAGAAATAAAAGGAGAGATCCAGAAATCCTGGGGAAAGTTAACGGATGATGAAATTGATAAAGCGCAAGGAGATCTGAAATCTCTTGCCGGTTTGATTCAACAGAAGTACGGGGAAAGTCAGGATAGCTACGATAAGAAATTATCAGATATAGTGGATCGCTTTGAAACCAAAAAGGAAAAAGTGGTAGAAAATATAAAAGAAAAATTTAAAAATTGA
- a CDS encoding DUF547 domain-containing protein has product MNKILSLLVFSFLSIPASAFDHMHLRWSEVLKKYQNTQGDVSYRKLKEDAALDKKHEFYLYLAEIQAVKRSEYDRWTNDEKKAFLINSYNALTFKLIVDHYPVASIKKIGGIFTKPWSLEFFSLLEGKIKKLDPIEHEWLRPTFKDYRIHAAVNCASVSCPPLRSEAFVASKLDAQLDDQMKLWLNDKTRNQINYQTKVFKVSKIIDWYKADFEDWGGGVVNVINKYVRDPLPREISSQIKVQYLPYNWDLNEAK; this is encoded by the coding sequence ATGAACAAAATCCTTAGTTTGTTGGTGTTTTCTTTCCTTTCAATCCCGGCATCTGCCTTTGATCATATGCACTTGAGATGGTCCGAAGTATTAAAAAAATATCAGAACACTCAGGGGGATGTAAGCTATAGAAAACTGAAGGAAGACGCGGCTCTTGATAAGAAACATGAATTCTATCTGTACCTCGCTGAAATTCAGGCAGTGAAGCGGTCTGAGTATGATCGCTGGACCAATGATGAGAAGAAGGCCTTTCTAATTAATTCATACAATGCGCTGACGTTTAAGTTGATTGTTGATCATTATCCTGTCGCGAGCATTAAGAAGATCGGTGGGATCTTCACAAAGCCGTGGAGCCTAGAATTTTTTTCTCTTCTTGAAGGAAAGATCAAGAAGCTTGATCCTATCGAACATGAGTGGCTACGACCGACATTTAAAGATTATCGCATTCATGCAGCTGTGAATTGTGCCTCTGTATCCTGTCCGCCTTTGAGGAGCGAGGCCTTTGTTGCATCTAAATTGGATGCCCAACTTGATGATCAAATGAAGCTATGGCTAAACGACAAGACCCGAAACCAAATAAATTATCAAACCAAGGTATTTAAGGTTTCAAAAATAATTGATTGGTACAAGGCAGATTTTGAAGATTGGGGCGGCGGCGTGGTCAATGTTATAAACAAATACGTGAGGGATCCCCTTCCGCGAGAAATCTCCAGTCAGATAAAAGTTCAATATTTGCCCTATAACTGGGATTTAAACGAGGCGAAGTAG